The proteins below come from a single Corylus avellana chromosome ca3, CavTom2PMs-1.0 genomic window:
- the LOC132176516 gene encoding uncharacterized protein LOC132176516: protein MASLITETSQKIFTPETLRSAAKQSQRCLTVPIRLRRAIKKYLREQEEPHVKRKVLRLSETLSAIKDVNAQLATTTSRELVEDPLKSAEQSRQRWKIRSSYGDIGFKYTGDETIAYVASRMPAVFSACYRVLKEVHRRLPGFSPARVLDFGAGTGSAFWALREVWPQSMEKVNLVEPSQSMQRAGRSLIQGLKNLPLIHSYDSIQALNKSINKSERGHDLVIASYVLGEIPSLKDRITIVRQLWDLTRDVLVLVEPGTPHGSNIISQMRSHILWTEKRKCRKSKAANNTVSKDLVVAQKSGAFIVAPCPHDGPCPLLKTSKYCHFVQRLERTSSQRAYKRSKGEPPLRGFEDEKFSFVVIRRGQRPREAWPRDGMKFETLKEQHAKRNPEDLEIDYEDLMKLQQEADDIPYEEVDPATYDSDVMETDAVDKYDDDDDDEEEEEEEEEEETTSADLGGGWGRIIFPAVRRGRQVTMDVCRSTERDGSEGSFEHIVVTRSKNPTLHHQARRSLWGDLWPF, encoded by the exons ATGGCGAGCCTTATAACCGAAACCTCCCAGAAAATCTTCACCCCGGAGACCCTCCGCTCCGCCGCCAAACAGTCCCAACGCTGTCTCACCGTCCCCATACGCCTCCGCCGCGCCATCAAGAAGTACCTCCGAG AGCAGGAGGAGCCGCACGTGAAGAGGAAGGTGCTGAGGCTATCGGAGACGCTAAGCGCTATCAAGGACGTGAACGCGCAACTCGCGACTACGACGTCGAGGGAGCTGGTGGAGGACCCTTTGAAGTCGGCGGAGCAGTCGAGGCAGCGATGGAAGATCAGGAGCTCCTACGGCGACATTGGGTTCAAGTACACGGGCGACGAGACCATCGCCTATGTAGCTTCTAGAATGCCCGCCGTGTTCTCCGCTTGTTACCGAGTTCTCAAGGAG GTTCATAGAAGGCTACCGGGTTTCTCTCCAGCTCGAGTGTTGGATTTCGGTGCTGGCACGGGTTCAGCTTTCTG GGCACTACGAGAAGTCTGGCCACAATCTATGGAGAAAGTTAATTTAGTAGAGCCATCCCAGTCAATGCAGCGTGCTGGCCGGAGCCTTATACAAG GTCTGAAGAACCTGCCACTTATTCATAGTTATGATAGCATTCAAGCACTTAATAAAAGCATCAATAAGTCAGAGAGAGGACATGACCTTGTAATTGCT TCTTATGTCCTTGGGGAGATACCATCACTGAAGGACAGAATTACTATAGTACGCCAGCTTTGGGATCTTACACGGGATGTTCTG GTTTTGGTTGAACCTGGAACACCGCATGGATCTAATATCATATCTCAGATGCGATCTCATATATTATGGACGGAGAAAAGG AAATGCCGTAAATCTAAAGCTGCAAATAATACAGTTTCAAAGGACTTGGTAGTGGCTCAAAAAAGTGGTGCATTCATAGTTGCTCCT TGTCCTCATGATGGGCCATGTCCGTTGTTAAAAACTAGCAAATACTGTCATTTTGTCCAGCGCTTGGAGAGGACATCATCACAACGTGCATACAAG CGTTCGAAGGGCGAGCCCCCTTTACGTGGCTTTGAGGATGAGAAATTTAGTTTTGTTGTTATCAGACGGGGACAAAGACCAAG GGAAGCTTGGCCTCGTGATGGCATGAAATTTGAGACATTGAAGGAGCAGCATGCAAAAAGAAATCCAGAAGATCTTGAAATTGACTATG AGGACCTGATGAAGTTACAACAAGAAGCTGATGATATTCCATATGAAGAAGTGGATCCAGCTACCTATGATTCTGATGTAATGGAAACTGATGCTGTTGACaagtatgatgatgatgatgatgatgaagaagaagaagaagaagaagaagaagaagaaacaaccTCTGCTGATCTTGGGGGTGGTTGGGGCAGGATTATCTTTCCAGCCGTTCGACGGGGCAGGCAGGTTACTATGGATGTCTGTCGATCAACCGAACGAGATGGCTCAGAGGGTTCATTTGAGCATATAGTCGTCACACGCAGCAAGAATCCTACATTACATCATCAAGCCAGAAGATCTCTCTGGGGTGACCTGTGGCCCTTTTGA
- the LOC132175449 gene encoding short-chain dehydrogenase TIC 32 B, chloroplastic-like has product MLETVKYLIGATGPSGYGSKSTAEKVTESCPDLRSITAIITGGSSGIGAETARVLAMRGARLVLPARNIKAAEDTKARIVAEFPESEILVMPLDLSSLSSVRNFVSEFESIGLPVNLLINNAGKFAHEHAISEDGIEISFATNHLGHFLLTKLLLNRMIETARNTGVQGRIVNVSSGIHGWFSGDTIRYLGLITRNKSHYDPTRAYALSKLANVLHAKELARRLKEMDANVTVNCVHPGVVRTRLTREREGLATDLAFFFASKLLKTIPQAAATTCYVATHPRLLNVSGKFFSDCNETSSAKLGSNLAEAARLWSASEIMVSGDPKAVFDPLNPLSLKTNKVDEKY; this is encoded by the exons ATGCTTGAGACCGTAAAGTACCTCATCGGAGCAACCGGCCCGAGCGGCTACGGCTCGAAATCTACCGCCGAGAAAGTCACGGAAAGCTGCCCCGATCTGCGCTCCATCACCGCCATCATCACAG GCGGTTCGTCGGGGATCGGGGCGGAGACAGCTCGGGTGTTGGCTATGCGAGGGGCGCGGCTGGTCCTCCCGGCGCGGAACATCAAGGCGGCTGAGGACACCAAGGCACGTATCGTGGCAGAGTTTCCCGAGTCCGAGATCCTCGTCATGCCGCTCGATCTTAGCTCTCTTTCTTCTGTCCGAAATTTCGTTTCCGAGTTCGAGTCCATCGGATTGCCTGTCAATCTCCTCAT AAACAACGCCGGAAAGTTTGCTCATGAGCATGCAATTTCCGAGGACGGAATCGAAATATCCTTTGCCACTAATCATTTAG GCCATTTTCTATTGACGAAGCTGTTGCTTAACAGGATGATTGAAACGGCAAGGAACACCGGCGTTCAAGGCCGTATAGTGAACGTGTCGTCTGGCATTCACGGCTGGTTTTCCGGTGACACAATCCGATATCTCGGTCTGATAACCCGAAACAAAAG CCATTACGATCCAACACGTGCTTATGCGCTTTCGAAGCTTGCCAATGTTCTGCACGCCAAGGAACTTGCTCGGAGGCTGAAG GAAATGGATGCCAACGTGACAGTGAATTGTGTTCATCCTGGAGTCGTGAGAACCAGACTCACTAGAGAACGTGAAGGCCTAGCCACAG ATTTGGCTTTCTTCTTTGCTTCCAAGCTCTTGAAGACAATTCCTCAg GCTGCTGCTACCACATGTTATGTCGCTACTCATCCGAGACTATTAAATGTGTCTGGAAAGTTCTTTTCAGACTGCAACGAAACTTCATCGGCAAAGTTAGGATCCAACTTAGCCGAAGCTGCACGATTATGGTCCGCTTCTGAAATCATGGTTTCTGGGGACCCAAAAGCAGTTTTTGATCCACTCAATCCACTTAgcctaaaaacaaataaagtagatgaaaaatattaa